The sequence below is a genomic window from Gadus morhua chromosome 12, gadMor3.0, whole genome shotgun sequence.
gctgtaaCTTAATAACTGGTACCGCGATTCTAGGTTATGGTATATTTATGTTTCTTTCAAATTGTTGCAATACAACAACTCTCAAGGCATCTTAAATCCGGTCCTAGTATTTATAGTATTCTGGCACAATATGTATTTAATGGTATGACACGGAAACAGAAAATGAAGATGGCGCCATTAACAATTCTCACCATTCTCTGAAAGTAAAATGAAGATtccagttcagttcagttcagtccATTTATTACCTCAGCCTCCGATTCTCCATGGCAGTTTAATATTGCAATGAAGTCAAGTTTACATGAGATTACTGCAAATGTCCACAAGGTGTCAGGCTTCTACAATAGCACCTCATCTTCCCTAAAGTCGTCCACACCTTTACATCCACTCCATCTCATCCTCTTTTTTTATCTCAGGCATATTTCAGAAGTTTAAAtcgatgtgtgtgagtgtgcatccatatgtgtgtgtgtgtgtgtgcgtgtgtgcgtgtgtgtgtgcgtgtgcgtgtgcgtgcgtgtgtgtgtgtgtgtgtgtgtgtctagctcCTTAGTGGTTGGCGGGGCCAGCTGCAGATAGGATGGATATCCTTGAGTGCCGGCCCCTCAGTGCATTGGACTGCGGGGTTGAAACGGGGCAGTTGATGGCAGGTTGGCTCGATCATCCCAGGCTGCAGGTCCACCTTGTTCTAACGGAGCAACCAAAACCATCGATTGGTGTaatgttaaaggtgacattgAAAATATGCCTCTTTGACATCACAacctgtccacctagatgtgtgacggaggGATGAGCAACGATtactacagtccactgggtaggcgggtagactgatctatccgggCCACAtcaaggtggacacgcccacttgtgatgtcggaAGAGGCAGatgttcaaaacggcttgtaacggctaatcccacacacctggtggtataatatgtcactgTTAAGGACAATGTGAATGTCCCATTTGTTGGATTTTACAGatttcacatttaaaaaaacaatggcCCGCTGTGTTTGCTAATGTTGAGCCTTCATAAGATAGTTAGCGAAAACATGTAGACATTGCTGATAATGTTGATTCAAATTGTACTGATAATCCTCTGAGATTTTGATGTTTGATGTTTGAAATGGTTACAGGGGGGACCGTGTTTTTGTATGTCATGTTGGAGGCCCATTATTTTTGGCCTATGCATTTATGCATTCTCTGCATTAGCAAGCATCCTTTGCCAACTGCGGTTTACATTTTGGAGGGTTGATTCCCACTCCGTTCAGTTAGTTATTTTCAACTCAAGGTCATGTCCGACtgcaataaataaaaatgtatacgATTTGCTACTGATTCCCTTGGATGATGACCAGAGCATAATGCTCAAAAGGAATACAACAGAAAATGTTAACACTCATTTCTAAATGGTTCACAAGGGAATCAACAAATATCTCTAGGCAAAGATGTAACGCTGTTTCCTGTAATGCAACCCAATGGAAAATGCGTTGACTTGAACTCACCACAGCTGGATACGTCTCACAGTAAAGGCGGCTACCTCTAGGGTTTTCACTGTTCCTGCAGAAGATATGACGCTGCAGAAAGAGTGAGGTAAGAACCAGAAGATCAGCTGGcgacaatattatattatatttcactttctcatttatttaaaagagGGAGGTGTTATTTTTCACACAAAGCTTTGACCACTATCTCTGGTttctattctgtgtgtgtgtgtgtgtttgtgcatgcaaaaGCAGATTAGtttctctgcctgtgtgtgtgatgggtgtctgtgtatgttaaCTTGAGTGGAAGGGCTGTGTCTgggagtaggtgtgtgtgttttgatgtgtgtgtgtgtgtgtggttgtgtgtgtgtgtactcacagcTCTGTCAGGACAGAGGGGAGTGCATGCCTCAGGGGCTATCCTGGATCCCACTGGGCAGTGAGTCTCCACCATTGCAAACTCAGCCACATAGTTCATCCCCACTCCCATGATGTACTAGAAGATGAAGGGAGACAGTCAGACCTGCGTCCAGCTAAAGCAGCCTGCTTGTTGTTATCAGTCCTTATTGTCATTTTGTGACTGCTCGCTTAAGTAGGTCTCCtcaattgtatatattttttacataaatCTGATTATGTTAGTTTAGTTTGAATGTATACAACATTTTACAGAATTCTGCATTATACAAAATTTACAAAAAAGATGGCGCACAAAACTATcatcaaaaaagaaaatggacaCCATGTGTattgcatgcgtttgtgtttgtgtttaccgaTGCGCTCATTCTTCCCACGTCACTTAGGACAAAGTAGTGTTCTGTTGCGTTTAAGACGTTGTACTTCCTAATCACTCCCCCTATTCTTTGGAGACCTTCGACATTAGTAAGATTCTGCAGCCTGGGACAGTCCGGACACATCCTCAACTCCTCCTCATCTGCCGATACCAACAGGAGAGGGGCGGACACAGTGTAAGTAAAGTAGAACCATGTCTCTGTTGGTGGAAAGCCCTCCTTCTTGACTCCAAGCATGTCAAATAAGGTTAAGGGTGACATTTTACAAGACAGTATCCTTTTAGTGTAACTCTTCGATCCCAGATTAGCCTAAAGCTTAACCTAGTGTTGAACTTGTTTTCTTTACCTATTGCTATCTTAACCCTTAAACCTTAACCCTTAACTCACTGTGTAGTTACATTTCGGTAATAATGTTAAGGATAGTTGAGCTCTTGGAGGGCTGTAAGGTAAAATGTACAGTAATGTATGTTACCGTTGTCATTGTTCATGCATTCTGAGAATCTTGTGAGAATATGAAAGTGACTCAAAAAAAGCCTACCTTTAGTAGTTCCACATTTATGTGAAACGACCGATGCGACATCTCCCTGGACGGataacacaaccacacagccTGCCATCACAACCTATATTTGGCGTTGAGGggggggatgaagagagagatgaagttGTTGGGTAGTAAAGGATTTCTTAAAAAAGGCTTCACTTGTGTCGGATATGGGGAGGGGAGAGTCTGAAGAGTTACCGTTCCCCCGGCATGACGGACTTCACAGTCCTCAAAGTGTTTGGGGTCGGAGCTGTGGCATTTGGTCTCCTGGAGGTTCACCCTCATCACGATCGAACACCCTTGTACTTTCTTGAAAGTGAAGAGTAAAGAAATCCAAGTGATAagtgtgattattattattagtattatcaaACATCAACCAGAcatgtctctctgactctgtgcaCTCTCTCCAGTTGTTCTTAAACTTCTCACTCAGCCTCACTTGTATATATATCTACTGTTTGCCCAAACATGTtaaggggagcaggggggggtccCACCTGAGTCGGGCTTACGACGATGACCTCTGACAGCTTGAACTTGTAGCC
It includes:
- the LOC115555905 gene encoding alpha-2-HS-glycoprotein produces the protein MRGLVLLLSAAVALCGAAPALEPVTCSVDGLETTAVRFAIQHINQQQDHGYKFKLSEVIVVSPTQKVQGCSIVMRVNLQETKCHSSDPKHFEDCEVRHAGGTVVMAGCVVVLSVQGDVASVVSHKCGTTKDEEELRMCPDCPRLQNLTNVEGLQRIGGVIRKYNVLNATEHYFVLSDVGRMSASYIMGVGMNYVAEFAMVETHCPVGSRIAPEACTPLCPDRARHIFCRNSENPRGSRLYCETYPAVNKVDLQPGMIEPTCHQLPRFNPAVQCTEGPALKDIHPICSWPRQPLRS